The DNA sequence AGATATCGGTAACCTGCTCCATATCACGCTTTTTCCGCCATTTTTCGGTCAGACGGTTTGCGACCTGCAGAGCCGTGACGCCATTATAGCCGACGGCGGCATACATATCCTCTTCACTGGCAAAATTGAATTTTTCAGACACTCTCCGGACATTCTCGGCAGTCAGGATTTCTTTGATGTCAAAATCCATATTGCGGATTTCTTTTTCAACCATCTCTTTGCCTTTTTCGAAGTTTTCGTCCTTCTGCTGCTTTTTGAAAAATTGGCGGATTTTATTTTTCGCCTGAGTCGTCTGGGCAAGCTTCAGCCAATCCTTGCTCGGCCCATAGGAATGTTTGGACGTGAGAATCTCAAGGATATCACCGGTCTTCAATTTATAATCCAGAGTGACCATTTTTCCGTTAACCTTTGCACCAATTGTTTTATTGCCGATTTCGGAGTGAATCCGATAGGCAAAATCAATCGGGACAGACCCTGAAGGCAGCTCGATGACATCTCCCTTTGGCGTAAATACAAACACCATATCAGAAAAAAGGTCAATTTTCAGCGATTCCATGAATTCTTCTGCATTCACGCTATCATCCTGAAACTCGAGGATTTCCCTGAACCATGTCAGCTTTTCTTCGAAAGAAGAGCCTTCATTGACAGTTTTGCCTTCTTTATATGCCCAGTGGGCCGCAATCCCGAACTCTGCGATTTGATGCATTTCGGTTGTGCGGATCTGCACCTCAAGCGGGTCGCCCTTTGGGCCGATGACCGTTGTATGCAGAGACTGGTACATATTCGCCTTCGGCATGGCGATATAATCCTTGAACCGCCCGGGCATAGGCTTCCAGCATGTATGGATGATGCCCAGGACAGCATAGCAGTCTTTAATGCTGTTGACCACAATGCGGACCGCAAGCAGATCATAGATTTCATTGAACTGCTTATTCTGAAGCGCCATTTTCCTGTAGATGCTGTATATATGCTTCGGCCGGCCGGAAAGATCGGCTCTGATGGACACTTCATCCATCTTGCCTTTCATTTCGCCGATGACTTCCTCCAGATAGAGCTCGCGCTCGGCACGCTTTTTCTTCATCAAGTTGACAATCCGGTAATACTGCTGCGGATTGAGATAGCGGAGCGCCGTATCCTCAAGCTCCCACTTGATTTTCGAGATACCTAGGCGGTGGGCAAGCGGCGCAAAGATTTCAAGCGTCTCATTCGATATCCTGCGCTGCTTTTCAGCAGGAAGATGCTTAAGCGTCCTCATATTATGGAGCCTGTCTGCAAGCTTAATCAGGATGACCCTAATATCCTGGGCCATGGCAACAAACATTTTCCGATGGTTTTCGGCCTGCTGCTCTTCCTGTGATTTGTATTTGATTTTCCCCAGTTTTGTCACGCCATCGACTAGCATCGCAACTTCCGGATTGAATGCCTCTGAGATATCAGCCAATGTGACTTCCGTATCCTCTACAACATCATGAAGAAAACCTGCAGCAACTGTCGATGGATCCATTTCAAGATCGGCCAGGATCCCTGCCACCTGGATTGGATGGATGATGTATGGCTCCCCGGATTTCCTATATTGTTCACGATGGGCATGTTTCGCAAATTCATAGGCCTTCCGTACGACTCCGGCATGCTCCTCATTTAAATATTCTTTTGTCCTCTCGATGACTTGATCGGCGGTCAAAACCTGGTCGTTCGCCATAGAATCACCTTTATCTATATAAAGTTTAATAAGAATCCAAGCTTGCCCGGATTCTCCCTAAAATCTCCGTTTACAACCATTCAATTAATGATAGAACTGAAAAAAGAATGATTGTTACTATTATCGAAAAAAAACCGTGGATGTAAAGGGATTGGAAGTTATTTTTATATGGAATTGAAGATTTTTGTCGAAAAAGCTCTTTTTTTGCCGGATTCTTCTTATGTTTTATTGTAAACTTTGCAGAAAAGGAAAAGCGGGGCACTATGTTGATAGTGCCCCGCTTTTTTTAAACAATTTTTTCAAAGACTATGCCTCAGTAGTTCATTAATGTAAGGATGTCATATCCGTCAAGCTTGCTACGGCCGTCAAGGTAGGTTAATTCGATCAGGAAAGCAATCCCGGCGACAACGCCTCCAAGCTCTTCGACAAGCTTGATTGTTGCGTCAATAGTGCCTCCTGTTGCCAGCAGGTCATCTGTGATCAGGACGCGCTGTCCTGGTTTGATGGCATCTTTATGGATCGTCAGTACATCTTTTCCATATTCCAGGCCATAATTGACTTTGACCGTCTCGCGCGGAAGCTTCCCTTCTTTCCTGACAGGTGCAAAGCCTACGCCAAGTGAATAAGCAACAGGGCAGCCGATGATAAAGCCGCGTGCTTCAGGCCCGACTACAAGGTCAATTTGCTTTTCTTTCGCATATTCAACGATCTGGTCAGTCGCATATTTATAAGCATCGCCATTATCCATAAGCGTTGTGATATCTTTGAATCTAATCCCGGGCTTCGGCCAGTCTTCCACTATTGTTATATATTGTTTCAAATCCATTCTTCCATTGCCTCCTCAGTATGAACCGCCCCTTGAAGGACTGCATCGAACCAGCTTTTCAGCTCCTGGTATGAAGAATACAGCAAATCGTTTTCAAGGGTGTATTGTGCATGCTTCCTTTGATATGTCGGGGATTCTGTCAGGTCCCGCTTGTTTGCCTCTTTATTAAGGGCCAAGAGCCCATTTTCCATTTTAGCAAAGTCCAGCTCAAAAAACACCTTTGACATAAAATCAATTGTTTCCCTGCTCCATCCTTTATGCTTGGCAAGCTGGTCCCCGAATTTTCTTATGTCGAATTGGCCTCTTTTGGCCAGGAATGAATAAAACCACTTAAAATGGTCCCTGTTTGGGATCGTGCTGAAATACTCGCTTTCTTCCTTATAGAAGTGGGCATAGATCCTGGCAGGGGCTTTGCCCTGAAGGAGCTTTTCCAGCATCTGTTTTGAAGGAGGCAGATCTGCAAGAACTATATGCTCTTCTTCAATCACCAGAGCTTCCGCTTCCGTTTCAGAGCTTATGAAGAAAGCTGCATCTTCCGGCAATGAAGGAATCTTTTCCCGGCTTTGGCCGTCAAAGCATATCCACTTGGTACTTGATTCAGGAAGGAGTTCCTTTAGCTGTTCAAATCTCTTGATTCCTCTCAGATCAAAAAGCTGCCATTCGGCGACAGATAAATCGTGC is a window from the Bacillus infantis NRRL B-14911 genome containing:
- a CDS encoding adenine phosphoribosyltransferase; amino-acid sequence: MDLKQYITIVEDWPKPGIRFKDITTLMDNGDAYKYATDQIVEYAKEKQIDLVVGPEARGFIIGCPVAYSLGVGFAPVRKEGKLPRETVKVNYGLEYGKDVLTIHKDAIKPGQRVLITDDLLATGGTIDATIKLVEELGGVVAGIAFLIELTYLDGRSKLDGYDILTLMNY
- a CDS encoding RelA/SpoT family protein; the protein is MANDQVLTADQVIERTKEYLNEEHAGVVRKAYEFAKHAHREQYRKSGEPYIIHPIQVAGILADLEMDPSTVAAGFLHDVVEDTEVTLADISEAFNPEVAMLVDGVTKLGKIKYKSQEEQQAENHRKMFVAMAQDIRVILIKLADRLHNMRTLKHLPAEKQRRISNETLEIFAPLAHRLGISKIKWELEDTALRYLNPQQYYRIVNLMKKKRAERELYLEEVIGEMKGKMDEVSIRADLSGRPKHIYSIYRKMALQNKQFNEIYDLLAVRIVVNSIKDCYAVLGIIHTCWKPMPGRFKDYIAMPKANMYQSLHTTVIGPKGDPLEVQIRTTEMHQIAEFGIAAHWAYKEGKTVNEGSSFEEKLTWFREILEFQDDSVNAEEFMESLKIDLFSDMVFVFTPKGDVIELPSGSVPIDFAYRIHSEIGNKTIGAKVNGKMVTLDYKLKTGDILEILTSKHSYGPSKDWLKLAQTTQAKNKIRQFFKKQQKDENFEKGKEMVEKEIRNMDFDIKEILTAENVRRVSEKFNFASEEDMYAAVGYNGVTALQVANRLTEKWRKKRDMEQVTDISNAVSELKSFPSVKKRESGVRVSGIDNLLIRLSRCCNPVPGDEIVGFITKGRGVSVHRSDCTNIDTADAKARLIPVEWETGLNDKKEYNVEIEINGYDRRGLLNEVLQAVNETKTNISAVSGKSDRNKMATINMSISITNVSHLQKVVDRIKQIPDIYSVRRIMN